One part of the Candidatus Binataceae bacterium genome encodes these proteins:
- a CDS encoding AsmA-like C-terminal region-containing protein — protein sequence MRKPLIVVGSIVGALILALIAIFIYAAANLNSIIAENRGFLLQRVSAALGRRIEVAQIRAQLGWGVSADLTGVTVADDPDFSARPFVSTSDVSAKLELIPLLARQLRVSKVVLNEPEIRIIRNGQGQLNVSTIGKKGAVGNLAPGQAEKGAGGGAISQSPLSEAPKKTPGGAGAIGVLEVHNFAIQQGKIVYEQAGLPPVTISHIDLDLKGFTFTSPFDLALVMAVFGDEQNIKLAGRVGPLATGGRIDPNEIGIDLHLRASPVAVAQVGELEFAKAIVAKLEVSDKVSLDASMQGKLGALSIKAASDLTPNRVAFGDSFQKPAGTTLKFAFDASRNGSEVGVSKATIVLGDLNLEATAIKFGGGSFSGKIDTNRFDIASLAKLVPTAAKLGITGKGEVHSQVAYAGGKPSANGVVTLAGMTLPRPGQGGTAVSDLGGDIKLSGTAADIGPLAFKLGTGRATLSARSDPIYPPRATYEFTADALRTTDFSPNRPANEQLTGVRATGTFSMANGVALDDNKLTSPAGNLNNIAYTGLTVVTSLAGKQLHVSQLEMGAFGGSTSGTADASLETGGPFNAAVTMAGLDLQQALQSQKAKAAGVVRGFLSGRVQLSGKNQGSFDAIKPTLTGSGQAQVARGKLVGVNLGAQVFAKTQNLPVIGSLVPQSIASNHPELFSNPDTDFQQLGLTFVIQGPRITTHDLVMRTADYAMNGDGWFDMDKNIDLTARILLTQQLTNEIIAQKKNVVYVTNNSGQIDIPLRITGQLPKPTVVPDVGDLAQRAGQRAVEEQGQKALGKLMGKKGLGAFLGGGGNANTKGGNGGNSQPANPLNQLKGLFGR from the coding sequence ATGCGCAAACCTCTCATCGTCGTTGGCAGTATCGTCGGGGCACTGATCCTTGCCCTGATCGCGATATTCATCTACGCGGCTGCGAATTTGAATTCGATAATTGCCGAGAATCGCGGCTTTCTCCTGCAACGCGTGAGCGCCGCGCTCGGCAGAAGGATCGAGGTTGCGCAAATCAGGGCGCAACTCGGATGGGGCGTCAGCGCAGACCTGACCGGCGTCACTGTGGCCGATGATCCTGACTTCTCGGCACGCCCGTTTGTTTCGACCTCCGATGTTTCGGCGAAGCTCGAACTGATTCCGCTGCTCGCACGACAGCTTCGGGTCAGCAAGGTGGTGCTGAACGAGCCGGAAATTCGGATCATTCGCAACGGACAAGGCCAGCTCAACGTGTCGACCATCGGCAAGAAGGGCGCAGTCGGGAACCTCGCGCCGGGGCAAGCGGAAAAGGGCGCGGGCGGCGGTGCAATCAGTCAATCGCCGCTAAGCGAGGCGCCAAAGAAAACCCCAGGCGGTGCCGGCGCGATTGGCGTGCTTGAGGTGCACAACTTCGCAATTCAGCAGGGCAAGATCGTTTACGAGCAAGCAGGGCTGCCACCCGTCACCATCTCGCACATCGATCTCGATCTGAAAGGCTTCACCTTCACTTCGCCGTTTGATCTCGCTCTTGTAATGGCGGTGTTTGGCGACGAGCAGAACATCAAACTCGCCGGCCGCGTCGGGCCGCTTGCAACCGGCGGTCGCATCGATCCCAATGAAATCGGCATCGACTTGCATTTGCGGGCCAGTCCAGTTGCGGTCGCACAAGTCGGCGAGCTCGAATTTGCCAAGGCGATTGTGGCCAAACTCGAGGTTTCGGACAAGGTCAGCCTGGACGCCAGCATGCAGGGCAAGCTCGGCGCGCTTTCGATCAAGGCGGCAAGCGATCTGACCCCGAATCGGGTAGCGTTCGGAGACTCGTTTCAGAAACCGGCCGGGACCACGCTCAAGTTTGCGTTTGATGCCTCGCGCAACGGCTCGGAAGTCGGTGTATCCAAAGCTACGATCGTGCTCGGCGATCTGAACCTGGAAGCGACTGCGATCAAATTTGGCGGTGGAAGCTTCAGCGGCAAGATCGACACCAATCGCTTCGACATTGCTTCGCTTGCCAAGCTGGTGCCGACTGCCGCGAAGCTCGGAATCACCGGCAAGGGCGAGGTTCATAGCCAGGTTGCGTATGCGGGCGGCAAGCCATCTGCGAATGGGGTTGTAACACTCGCGGGCATGACGTTGCCGCGCCCGGGGCAAGGCGGTACCGCCGTCAGCGACCTCGGGGGCGACATCAAGCTTAGCGGGACCGCGGCGGACATCGGACCGTTGGCGTTCAAATTGGGCACGGGTCGCGCCACTCTGAGCGCGCGTAGTGATCCGATTTATCCCCCGAGAGCGACCTATGAGTTCACCGCCGACGCGTTGCGGACCACGGATTTTTCACCCAACCGGCCTGCGAACGAGCAACTGACGGGGGTTCGCGCGACCGGCACGTTCTCGATGGCCAATGGTGTCGCGCTTGACGACAACAAGCTCACCTCACCTGCGGGAAATCTGAACAACATTGCCTATACCGGACTTACGGTCGTCACTTCGCTGGCCGGCAAGCAGCTGCACGTATCCCAGCTTGAGATGGGCGCCTTCGGCGGTTCGACCTCCGGCACTGCCGACGCGAGCCTGGAGACCGGGGGACCATTCAACGCCGCCGTCACCATGGCCGGTCTAGATCTCCAGCAGGCGCTCCAGTCTCAGAAGGCCAAAGCCGCAGGTGTGGTGCGCGGATTTCTGAGCGGGCGGGTGCAGTTATCGGGCAAGAACCAGGGTAGTTTCGACGCGATCAAGCCGACCCTTACGGGCAGCGGGCAAGCACAGGTGGCACGGGGCAAACTGGTCGGCGTTAATCTCGGTGCGCAGGTTTTTGCCAAGACGCAGAATCTGCCGGTAATAGGTTCGCTGGTGCCACAGTCGATCGCAAGCAATCATCCGGAACTGTTCAGCAACCCTGACACCGATTTCCAGCAGCTGGGACTGACTTTCGTCATCCAGGGACCGCGCATCACGACCCACGACCTCGTGATGAGAACGGCGGACTACGCGATGAATGGGGACGGATGGTTCGACATGGACAAGAACATCGACCTGACGGCGCGTATCCTGCTGACTCAGCAGCTCACCAACGAAATCATCGCACAGAAGAAAAACGTCGTGTACGTCACCAACAATAGCGGTCAGATTGATATCCCGCTGCGCATTACCGGGCAGTTGCCGAAGCCAACCGTAGTGCCCGACGTCGGCGACCTTGCCCAGCGCGCAGGTCAGCGGGCGGTGGAAGAGCAGGGACAAAAGGCGCTGGGCAAATTGATGGGCAAGAAGGGACTCGGGGCCTTCCTTGGCG
- a CDS encoding Smr/MutS family protein produces the protein MARKQKSRRREPPKRRDAKPVVFSPFQDLKKMLAGRIANASAPASKKAAMQTDRAEARAASKPIDEEALLREALAGVKPLNGAARVPLERRTNRAIVSEDDEVIAQLSDLVSGQAPFDITETDEYVEGMRVGLDPRLLSQLRRGEFAMQSHIDLHGMTQPAAYQALTDFILESVRKGLRSVLVVHGRGLGSPGGRPVLKHAAANWLSHGTIGGHVLAFTTARAHDGGAGAMYVLLRREKQRAPFEILEGTKRR, from the coding sequence ATGGCCAGGAAACAGAAATCGCGGCGGCGGGAGCCACCCAAGCGGCGAGATGCCAAGCCGGTGGTCTTTTCACCCTTCCAGGACCTGAAGAAGATGCTGGCCGGGCGCATCGCGAACGCTTCAGCGCCTGCGTCCAAGAAGGCGGCAATGCAGACTGACCGCGCTGAGGCGCGGGCAGCATCGAAGCCAATCGACGAGGAGGCCCTTCTGCGCGAGGCACTGGCAGGAGTCAAGCCGCTCAATGGCGCCGCGCGAGTGCCTCTCGAACGCAGGACCAACCGGGCGATCGTCAGTGAAGACGATGAGGTCATTGCACAACTTTCCGACCTGGTTTCGGGCCAAGCTCCTTTCGACATCACCGAGACGGACGAGTACGTCGAAGGTATGCGGGTCGGACTGGACCCGCGGCTACTTTCGCAGTTGCGGCGCGGAGAGTTTGCGATGCAGTCGCATATCGATCTGCATGGAATGACCCAGCCAGCAGCGTATCAGGCGCTGACCGATTTCATTCTCGAATCAGTCCGCAAGGGTTTGCGATCAGTGCTAGTCGTTCACGGGCGCGGTCTCGGCTCGCCCGGCGGGCGACCGGTGCTCAAACACGCCGCGGCCAACTGGCTGTCGCATGGGACTATCGGGGGCCACGTACTCGCATTCACCACAGCACGCGCTCATGACGGTGGCGCGGGCGCGATGTACGTCTTGCTGCGGCGCGAAAAGCAGCGCGCTCCATTTGAGATACTGGAAGGCACGAAGAGAAGATAA
- the atpE gene encoding ATP synthase F0 subunit C: MARKIGTITMMVTAAVLMSPLLALAQDAGTAAALQHPLRAGLIALSANIGIGIAAFGSAIGQGRMAASAMESIGRNPNSAGQIFVPMIIGLAFIEALTLYALVIAFFLQAKI; this comes from the coding sequence ATGGCTCGTAAAATCGGAACGATCACCATGATGGTGACGGCAGCGGTGCTGATGTCACCGTTGCTCGCGTTGGCACAAGACGCCGGCACTGCTGCTGCGCTGCAGCATCCACTACGCGCCGGTTTGATCGCACTCTCGGCGAATATCGGTATCGGTATCGCGGCGTTCGGGAGCGCTATCGGTCAGGGGCGGATGGCTGCGTCGGCAATGGAATCGATCGGGCGCAATCCCAACAGCGCCGGTCAGATCTTCGTGCCCATGATCATCGGCCTCGCGTTCATCGAAGCGTTGACCCTGTATGCGCTGGTGATCGCATTCTTCCTGCAGGCGAAGATCTAG